Proteins from a genomic interval of Caldicellulosiruptor diazotrophicus:
- a CDS encoding DUF3794 domain-containing protein, with the protein MLRNFVDIIGIADASSFPTLLPTNPNTEYIVEEKLTIPQEKPDVEQINTVLIEAKVTDSRVIPTPVGLKIVVDGELKQKIIYTANVTEQSVHSVLYVEPFCTFIEVPLKLPAGTNTLQLLQTLGITLNDVLVGKPNVLIEDVTVSLLDPRTIEKCTVLFIWATLNSALSTVLG; encoded by the coding sequence GCGTCAAGCTTTCCAACTTTACTTCCGACAAACCCTAACACAGAATATATTGTAGAAGAAAAACTCACAATTCCTCAGGAAAAACCTGATGTTGAGCAAATAAACACAGTTTTAATTGAAGCAAAGGTGACAGACTCGAGAGTAATTCCTACACCTGTTGGACTGAAAATTGTTGTTGATGGTGAGCTCAAACAAAAGATTATATACACAGCCAATGTCACAGAGCAGTCTGTTCATTCAGTTTTGTATGTTGAGCCATTTTGCACATTCATCGAAGTGCCGCTTAAGCTTCCTGCTGGTACAAACACATTACAGCTTCTGCAGACATTGGGTATCACTTTAAACGATGTTTTAGTTGGAAAACCCAACGTGCTGATTGAAGATGTGACAGTATCACTTCTTGACCCAAGAACAATTGAAAAATGCACAGTCCTTTTCATCTGGGCGACATTAAATAGCGCACTATCAACTGTACTTGGCTAA
- a CDS encoding SPOCS domain-containing protein: protein MEIQKGCAYLGTIEPHEYDDVKKTHVYKQVLTKAEFEIPESKPEIEDFSSVVMQITRKKCKLICGPLGDKIVVTGTINLNVMYTAANPQQSVHNVHLCHDVDAFINIKCLEETHKSFCGCCDVKMYIEWADLEVVDKRRIKGCFLVLITAKCKSVK, encoded by the coding sequence ATGGAAATACAAAAAGGTTGTGCATACTTAGGGACAATTGAGCCACATGAGTATGACGATGTAAAAAAAACACACGTTTATAAACAAGTGCTGACAAAGGCAGAGTTTGAAATTCCAGAGTCAAAGCCAGAGATAGAAGATTTTTCGTCGGTAGTGATGCAAATTACAAGAAAAAAGTGCAAGCTAATCTGCGGACCGCTTGGTGACAAAATAGTTGTTACAGGTACAATAAACTTAAATGTGATGTACACAGCTGCAAACCCACAGCAATCTGTTCACAATGTACATTTGTGCCATGATGTTGATGCTTTTATAAACATCAAATGCTTGGAAGAAACTCACAAAAGCTTTTGTGGCTGCTGCGATGTTAAGATGTATATTGAGTGGGCTGATCTTGAGGTAGTAGACAAAAGAAGAATCAAAGGATGCTTTTTAGTGTTGATAACTGCCAAGTGCAAGTCTGTAAAGTAA
- a CDS encoding sugar ABC transporter ATP-binding protein: MSIVLKNVSMKYDDFYALKDINLELFEGKVNVILGKNGSGKTTITKIINGSIAPTSGKIVIDGKEFSTLNPMVAKSLGIFTVHQELLYFPHLSVAENIFIDNKPKNRFGFVSYRTMIKQTSEILSKMGVYINPEALCKNLGQSQLQVIEICRALVQNAKVLIFDEPTAGLTTYEIENLFRIIKELKQKGINVIFVTNMVEEALSIADRITILRDGKVVASDSVTSFNLNKVISLIFGRVDRTYPKLKVDKGEIIFSVKNLTKRGIIENISFDVREGEVFGIAGLVGSGRSFLAKALFGAEKLDSGEIYMNGTLLKISSPADAIKNGIAFMSEDRIGTGLFKTLNIADNIISSNIWNIANGFFVDSTRQEKIANLYIKKLGIKPKEISQKIAFLSGGNQQKVLIAKWLFSRSNVFILDEPTKGLDLASKVEVYNIINELTRIGCAIIFISSDFSELIGMCDRILVLREGKKVHEFSKKEMDYDRILKSAMGSLESK, encoded by the coding sequence ATGTCAATTGTACTTAAAAATGTTTCAATGAAATACGATGACTTTTATGCTTTGAAAGATATAAATCTTGAGTTGTTTGAAGGAAAAGTAAATGTTATTCTTGGCAAAAATGGATCTGGAAAGACAACTATAACAAAGATTATCAATGGAAGTATAGCGCCAACAAGCGGAAAGATTGTGATTGACGGAAAAGAATTTTCAACCCTCAATCCTATGGTTGCAAAATCGCTTGGAATATTTACTGTGCATCAGGAACTTTTGTACTTTCCACATCTTTCTGTTGCCGAAAATATCTTTATAGACAACAAGCCAAAAAATAGATTTGGATTTGTCAGCTACAGGACAATGATAAAACAAACATCAGAAATCTTGAGCAAAATGGGTGTATATATAAATCCAGAAGCACTCTGTAAAAACTTAGGACAATCACAGCTTCAGGTTATTGAAATTTGTAGAGCGCTTGTTCAAAACGCTAAAGTTTTGATTTTCGATGAGCCAACAGCAGGACTGACCACTTATGAAATAGAAAATCTATTTAGAATTATAAAAGAATTAAAACAGAAAGGAATTAATGTTATATTTGTAACAAATATGGTAGAAGAAGCGCTATCTATCGCAGACAGGATAACAATTTTACGCGATGGCAAGGTGGTTGCATCTGATAGTGTTACAAGTTTTAACCTTAACAAAGTAATATCTCTAATATTCGGACGCGTTGATAGAACATATCCAAAACTTAAAGTTGACAAAGGAGAGATTATTTTTAGCGTTAAAAATTTAACAAAACGTGGGATAATTGAAAATATTTCATTTGACGTAAGAGAGGGAGAGGTTTTTGGAATTGCTGGGCTTGTTGGGTCTGGGCGTAGTTTTTTGGCAAAGGCTCTTTTTGGTGCAGAAAAGCTTGATTCAGGTGAAATTTATATGAATGGAACTCTTTTGAAGATCTCAAGCCCAGCCGACGCAATAAAAAACGGTATAGCGTTTATGAGTGAAGACAGGATTGGAACAGGACTTTTTAAGACACTTAACATTGCAGACAACATCATTTCATCAAACATTTGGAACATAGCAAACGGATTCTTTGTAGATTCAACCCGTCAGGAAAAAATTGCTAATTTGTATATTAAAAAGCTTGGTATTAAGCCAAAAGAAATAAGTCAAAAGATTGCATTTTTAAGTGGTGGTAATCAGCAAAAGGTATTGATTGCAAAGTGGTTATTTTCGCGCTCAAACGTATTTATTCTGGATGAGCCAACAAAGGGTTTGGATTTGGCATCCAAGGTTGAGGTGTATAACATCATAAATGAGCTTACACGAATTGGTTGTGCAATCATTTTTATATCATCAGATTTTTCAGAACTGATTGGCATGTGTGACAGGATTTTGGTTTTGAGAGAAGGCAAAAAAGTTCATGAGTTTTCAAAGAAGGAAATGGATTATGATAGAATTTTAAAAAGTGCAATGGGAAGTTTAGAAAGCAAATAA
- a CDS encoding DeoR/GlpR family DNA-binding transcription regulator produces the protein MLVAERLKKIKEILIQKKHIDVATLAELLNVSEVTIRRDLDRLESEGFLIKTYGGAILKEEAAKILSPTISEDSEKEAIAKVCSYMIESNQAIILAGGNILRLVPKYIKEKQNIIVLTNDLLLAIECGKLSIQTIVTGGYIVGNTFTLAGPMLVNPNLDIFVDKAFIEVDGVSLERGFTVNNVEFANAYKYFKSIAKETIIVADSSKFDKISLFQIAKVDEIKKVISDTNVPDEYKSFFFENGTQIFCSFDFSDLEREV, from the coding sequence ATGCTTGTTGCTGAGAGATTAAAAAAGATAAAGGAGATACTTATTCAGAAAAAGCATATTGACGTTGCAACACTTGCAGAACTTTTGAATGTTTCAGAGGTAACAATCAGGCGTGACTTGGACAGACTTGAAAGTGAAGGGTTTTTGATAAAAACATACGGTGGGGCAATCTTAAAAGAAGAAGCAGCAAAGATTCTATCACCTACAATCTCAGAAGATTCTGAAAAAGAGGCAATAGCAAAAGTGTGTTCCTACATGATAGAAAGTAACCAGGCAATTATCCTTGCAGGCGGAAATATTTTGAGGCTTGTTCCAAAGTATATAAAAGAAAAACAGAACATAATAGTTTTGACAAACGACCTTCTTTTGGCAATAGAGTGTGGAAAACTTTCTATTCAGACAATTGTAACAGGTGGGTATATTGTTGGAAATACCTTCACTTTGGCAGGACCAATGCTTGTAAATCCTAATCTTGATATATTTGTTGACAAAGCATTTATTGAAGTTGACGGGGTATCTTTAGAGCGTGGTTTTACTGTCAACAATGTTGAGTTTGCAAATGCATATAAATATTTTAAGTCAATTGCCAAAGAAACAATTATTGTTGCTGACTCCTCCAAGTTTGATAAAATTTCACTTTTTCAGATTGCAAAGGTTGATGAAATCAAAAAGGTAATAAGCGACACAAATGTGCCTGATGAATATAAATCATTTTTCTTTGAAAACGGCACTCAGATATTTTGCAGTTTTGACTTTTCTGACCTTGAAAGAGAGGTTTGA
- a CDS encoding sugar ABC transporter ATP-binding protein: protein MKSSTDNELLRLHGITKIFPGTVALSDVSFAVNKAEIHAIVGENGAGKSTLMNIISGSLIPDKGEIYLEGRKVNIKSPRDAQNLGISIVHQELALCPHLTVAENIYIGRLPKNSAKIVDFKKLNQMSQEVLSLFDEVNIKPNDKVANLNVAQQQIVEIAKAITFNCKLLILDEPTSALSEADAAVLFKIIKDLKAKGISILYISHRLREIFELADRITVLRDGRYITTLNAAETNPDQVVSLMVGREIKEMYPPKAEKIGKEIFKVENINSDKVYNVSFSLREGEILGFAGLVGSGRTELAQTICGILPRNSGEIYLDGKRIEINSFEDAIKQKIGYVTEDRKQYGLFLKLPVAYNVSAIHLKHDYKRLLIDKNHELSLADEYVKKLNVKTSSYLQLVMSLSGGNQQKVMIAKWLAIHPRILILDEPTRGIDVGAKAEIHNLLRELAKSGIGIILISSELPEIIGMCDRVLVMREGRITGELAGEKITEENIMQLAAHK from the coding sequence ATGAAAAGCTCCACTGATAATGAACTTTTAAGGCTACATGGAATTACAAAGATTTTCCCAGGGACAGTTGCACTTTCTGATGTTTCGTTTGCGGTAAACAAGGCAGAGATTCATGCAATAGTTGGTGAAAACGGTGCTGGAAAGTCAACCTTGATGAACATAATATCGGGAAGCCTTATTCCGGACAAAGGTGAGATATATCTTGAAGGTAGGAAAGTGAACATAAAGTCACCAAGAGATGCACAAAATCTTGGCATTAGCATAGTTCACCAGGAGCTTGCGCTCTGTCCTCATCTTACTGTTGCTGAAAATATTTATATAGGGAGACTTCCTAAAAACTCTGCAAAAATAGTGGATTTCAAAAAACTCAACCAGATGTCGCAAGAGGTCTTGTCTTTGTTTGATGAGGTGAACATAAAGCCCAACGACAAGGTGGCAAATTTGAACGTTGCGCAACAGCAGATTGTTGAGATTGCAAAAGCGATAACATTTAACTGCAAGCTTTTGATTTTGGATGAGCCTACATCGGCTCTATCTGAGGCTGATGCAGCAGTGCTCTTTAAAATCATAAAAGATCTAAAAGCAAAGGGAATAAGCATTCTTTACATATCTCACAGACTTCGTGAGATTTTTGAGCTTGCAGACAGAATCACTGTCCTTAGAGATGGCAGATACATTACAACACTAAATGCAGCTGAAACAAATCCTGACCAGGTTGTAAGTCTTATGGTTGGAAGAGAAATTAAAGAAATGTATCCACCAAAAGCTGAAAAGATTGGCAAAGAAATTTTTAAGGTCGAAAATATAAATTCAGATAAAGTATATAATGTTTCATTTTCACTCAGAGAAGGTGAGATTTTAGGGTTTGCGGGGCTTGTAGGATCTGGAAGGACAGAACTTGCTCAAACAATCTGTGGAATTTTGCCAAGAAACAGTGGAGAGATTTATCTCGATGGAAAAAGGATAGAAATTAATTCGTTTGAAGATGCAATAAAGCAAAAAATAGGCTATGTTACAGAAGATAGAAAACAGTATGGACTATTTCTAAAACTTCCCGTTGCTTACAATGTCTCAGCAATACATCTTAAACATGATTACAAACGGCTTTTGATTGATAAAAATCATGAACTTTCACTTGCGGATGAGTATGTTAAAAAACTAAATGTAAAAACATCATCGTATTTGCAGCTTGTTATGAGTCTTTCTGGTGGTAACCAGCAAAAGGTAATGATAGCAAAATGGCTTGCAATACATCCAAGGATTTTGATTTTGGATGAACCAACACGCGGAATAGATGTTGGAGCAAAGGCAGAGATACACAATCTTTTAAGAGAACTTGCAAAAAGTGGGATAGGAATAATTTTGATTTCATCTGAACTTCCAGAAATAATTGGTATGTGCGATAGGGTACTTGTCATGAGAGAAGGCAGAATTACTGGAGAGCTAGCTGGAGAGAAAATTACAGAAGAAAATATTATGCAGCTTGCTGCACACAAATAA
- a CDS encoding ABC transporter permease, with the protein MSNTISNASANKSLLKKLMGFREITLIFIIIVISVIISILSPNFLTAENLITTALGLAADGILAIGMTIVLVSGGVDLSVGSVLGLSAVIAGGLYLSYGVNIWIGSLIALVICALIGLFNGYFIARIGIPPLIVTLAMMGIARGAAYVLTQGSPLSLYGNLKGFDFLGQGKIAGIPFFIVFFVILIILFDFLMRKSAPMRLVYYVGSNENAAKLSGINVPKVKISVYVLMSVLAGIAGIFTLSRFSVAAPTAGNGSELNAISACVIGGASLAGGEGTVLGAILGTILVGIINNALVLLNVSVYWQNLVSGVILIAAVTIDYLTHQKKS; encoded by the coding sequence ATGTCAAATACTATATCAAATGCATCAGCAAATAAAAGTTTACTGAAAAAATTAATGGGATTTAGGGAAATTACGTTGATATTCATAATAATTGTTATAAGTGTAATAATTTCTATTTTGAGTCCAAACTTCTTGACTGCAGAAAACCTGATAACAACAGCTCTGGGTCTTGCAGCTGATGGTATTCTGGCAATAGGTATGACCATTGTACTTGTCTCAGGTGGAGTTGATCTTTCTGTTGGTTCTGTTTTGGGGCTTTCAGCTGTTATTGCAGGAGGGCTTTATCTTAGCTATGGTGTAAATATATGGATAGGTTCTTTGATAGCTCTTGTTATATGTGCTCTGATTGGACTTTTCAATGGGTACTTTATAGCACGCATAGGAATTCCGCCACTTATTGTTACGCTTGCTATGATGGGCATTGCAAGAGGTGCTGCGTATGTTCTGACTCAAGGTTCGCCTCTTTCGCTTTATGGGAACTTAAAAGGCTTTGATTTTCTCGGGCAGGGCAAGATAGCAGGAATACCGTTCTTTATAGTGTTCTTTGTAATTTTAATAATACTTTTTGATTTTCTCATGAGAAAATCAGCTCCTATGAGGCTTGTGTACTATGTTGGTAGTAACGAAAATGCAGCAAAGCTTTCTGGTATAAATGTCCCAAAGGTAAAGATTTCTGTGTATGTTTTGATGTCAGTTTTAGCAGGGATTGCAGGAATATTCACACTTTCAAGATTTTCAGTTGCTGCACCAACAGCAGGAAACGGTTCAGAGCTCAATGCTATTTCAGCATGTGTCATTGGCGGAGCGTCACTGGCAGGCGGTGAAGGAACAGTTCTTGGTGCAATCCTCGGTACAATCCTGGTTGGAATCATTAACAACGCGCTTGTACTTTTGAACGTTTCTGTCTATTGGCAGAACCTGGTCAGTGGTGTGATTTTAATTGCAGCTGTGACAATTGACTACCTGACACATCAGAAAAAATCATAG
- a CDS encoding substrate-binding domain-containing protein yields MKKNFYKYLSIFLAVALIVSLAYALVPSSKDVTQASSGNPKLKGSPNEEYYMVTFVSGIEYWKGCYKGMKAAADLYGVKAIYTGAPQFDVNQEVTVLRQVIAKKPAGILVTCANPDALKAPIDEAIKKGIPVITFDADSPKSSRYSVLETGNYNAGAMAARYLGKLLGGKGEVGISTVAAQLNHEQRKQGFIDTLKKEFPGIKVVAIVNDENDQTKAARQISAMLQAHPNIKGIFCTDALGGVGAATAIKEANKVGKVKIISFDTDKGTLDLIKQGIIDASIAQGTWNMGFWGMTFLFYLKHGIVNPVDNWQKFGINPLPPYVDTGTMVVTKQNVDAFYKVNVIK; encoded by the coding sequence ATGAAGAAGAACTTTTACAAGTACCTTTCAATCTTTTTGGCGGTTGCGCTCATTGTGTCTTTGGCTTATGCGCTTGTTCCAAGTTCTAAGGATGTCACACAGGCAAGCAGTGGTAATCCAAAACTCAAAGGAAGTCCAAATGAGGAGTATTACATGGTGACATTTGTTTCTGGTATTGAATACTGGAAAGGCTGTTACAAGGGTATGAAGGCAGCAGCTGACCTTTATGGTGTAAAAGCAATCTACACAGGTGCGCCACAGTTTGATGTAAACCAAGAGGTTACTGTTCTTCGTCAGGTTATTGCTAAAAAACCAGCTGGAATCTTGGTTACATGTGCAAACCCAGATGCATTAAAAGCTCCAATTGATGAGGCAATCAAAAAAGGAATTCCTGTTATAACATTTGACGCAGATTCACCAAAGTCAAGCAGATACTCTGTTTTGGAGACAGGAAACTATAACGCAGGTGCAATGGCTGCAAGATATCTTGGCAAGCTTTTGGGTGGCAAAGGCGAGGTCGGTATCTCAACAGTTGCTGCACAGCTCAATCATGAGCAGAGAAAACAAGGGTTTATTGATACTCTTAAGAAAGAGTTTCCAGGAATTAAGGTTGTTGCAATTGTCAACGATGAAAACGACCAGACAAAAGCTGCAAGACAGATTTCTGCTATGCTCCAAGCTCATCCGAATATCAAAGGAATATTCTGTACAGACGCTCTTGGTGGTGTTGGTGCTGCAACAGCTATCAAAGAAGCAAACAAAGTTGGCAAGGTAAAGATAATAAGCTTTGATACCGACAAAGGAACGCTTGATTTAATTAAGCAAGGTATCATTGATGCGTCAATTGCACAAGGAACATGGAACATGGGATTCTGGGGCATGACATTCCTGTTCTATCTCAAACATGGCATAGTAAATCCTGTTGACAACTGGCAGAAGTTTGGCATCAACCCGCTCCCACCATACGTCGACACAGGTACAATGGTTGTAACAAAGCAGAATGTTGATGCGTTTTACAAGGTTAATGTGATAAAGTAA
- a CDS encoding DUF4258 domain-containing protein: MALTIGEIRKMVKDEKIQWRGHMLKRMKQRGINISDVLECISNGEIIEQYENDYPYPSCLILGTSVNNSVLHVVCAVGDGYVWMITAYFPSADEWMPDYKTRREKR; encoded by the coding sequence ATGGCTTTAACTATAGGTGAGATAAGAAAAATGGTTAAAGATGAGAAAATTCAATGGCGTGGTCATATGTTGAAAAGAATGAAACAAAGAGGAATAAACATATCAGATGTGCTAGAATGCATAAGTAACGGCGAAATAATTGAACAATATGAAAATGATTATCCATACCCGAGTTGCTTGATTTTGGGAACTTCCGTGAACAATAGTGTTCTCCACGTTGTGTGTGCAGTTGGTGATGGTTATGTATGGATGATAACAGCATATTTTCCTTCAGCTGATGAGTGGATGCCTGATTATAAAACAAGGAGAGAGAAAAGATGA
- a CDS encoding type II toxin-antitoxin system MqsA family antitoxin has product MNCVLCKSQLIHGEANHIFDSGSQIVIIKNVPAMVCHQCGEYYLDNETAIKIEKIVDELLKNKSEITIANYSEIAA; this is encoded by the coding sequence ATGAACTGTGTTTTGTGTAAATCACAATTAATTCATGGAGAGGCAAATCATATTTTTGATAGTGGATCTCAGATTGTAATTATTAAAAATGTTCCGGCTATGGTTTGTCATCAATGTGGAGAATATTACCTTGACAATGAAACAGCTATAAAAATAGAGAAGATAGTTGATGAACTTCTCAAAAACAAGTCAGAAATAACTATTGCAAACTACTCAGAAATTGCTGCTTAA
- a CDS encoding DUF6062 family protein, with protein sequence MDIVYFEMIENFKEDKCIICYLKNKAMNKFFDDFLYESVNDYSLRSRIREGGICPIHARKLESFGDVLAHAIIYSDLLINFKNNHHIEILPRKRKIQDQNVCVFCEKESGFEDTYTKAFSHYFTAQPQFKSAFSEKGFICQRHLKQVLEKITSITAQKELLSVVSHKIDIILYYLEKIKEKNDYRNIHLNYTSEEIKSWHMAVEFVAGSLE encoded by the coding sequence TTGGATATTGTGTATTTTGAAATGATAGAAAACTTCAAAGAAGATAAGTGTATAATTTGCTATTTAAAAAACAAGGCAATGAACAAATTCTTTGACGATTTTCTGTACGAATCCGTAAATGACTATAGTCTGCGAAGCAGAATTAGGGAAGGTGGAATTTGTCCTATACATGCAAGAAAGTTAGAGTCGTTTGGAGATGTACTTGCCCATGCTATTATATACTCTGATTTGCTAATTAATTTTAAAAATAACCACCATATTGAAATATTACCCCGTAAAAGAAAAATTCAAGATCAAAATGTGTGTGTCTTTTGTGAAAAGGAAAGTGGCTTTGAAGATACTTACACAAAAGCGTTTTCTCACTACTTTACAGCACAGCCGCAATTTAAATCAGCATTTTCAGAAAAAGGTTTTATATGTCAAAGGCATTTAAAACAAGTATTAGAAAAAATTACATCAATAACTGCTCAAAAAGAACTATTATCAGTTGTAAGTCACAAAATTGATATAATCTTGTATTACCTTGAGAAAATAAAAGAAAAGAACGATTATCGAAACATTCATTTAAATTATACTTCTGAAGAAATAAAATCATGGCACATGGCTGTTGAGTTTGTTGCAGGGTCTTTAGAGTAA
- a CDS encoding cation:proton antiporter, producing the protein MWLEFSKWMAIALFAGFLAYWSGISISLVEIVVGFLAGNLLHLTTNQWIDFLAGMGSIILTFLSGAEIDYDVLKNKFKESMLIGIFAFLMPFLFAWGTAFWFFHWDMKAAQIAGIALSTTSVAVVYAVMIETGLNNTELGKVILAACFINDLGTVLMLGLLFANCNWWILVFLIVIIIATIAANKFTEPFFNKFGNRTYQLELKYLFLLILFCGGVANLSNMEAVLPAYILGLAMSPFFAKQKDLLYRLRAMVFGLFTPFYFLKAGSKVTFGVVNYIWIVLAFLIVKMIAKYIGVRPFTLMFKYKKKEGIYTTLLMSTGLTFGTISALFGLSKGIINQAQYSILVSAVILSAVVPTLIAQKFFNPQNEENK; encoded by the coding sequence ATGTGGCTTGAATTTTCAAAGTGGATGGCAATAGCTCTATTTGCAGGTTTTTTAGCTTACTGGTCTGGTATTTCCATTTCGCTTGTTGAGATAGTGGTTGGGTTTTTAGCAGGGAACCTCTTGCATCTTACCACAAACCAATGGATAGATTTTTTGGCTGGCATGGGGAGTATTATCCTAACATTCTTATCGGGTGCTGAGATTGACTACGACGTTTTGAAAAACAAATTCAAAGAGAGCATGTTAATTGGAATCTTTGCGTTTTTGATGCCGTTTTTGTTTGCATGGGGAACGGCATTCTGGTTTTTCCACTGGGACATGAAAGCAGCCCAGATTGCAGGGATTGCACTTTCAACCACATCTGTTGCTGTTGTATATGCTGTTATGATTGAAACAGGTCTTAACAATACAGAACTTGGCAAGGTTATTCTGGCAGCATGTTTTATAAACGACCTTGGGACAGTCTTAATGCTTGGTCTTTTATTTGCTAACTGCAACTGGTGGATATTGGTATTCTTAATTGTCATTATTATTGCTACCATTGCAGCAAACAAATTTACAGAACCTTTCTTCAACAAGTTTGGCAACAGAACATATCAGCTTGAGCTAAAATATCTGTTTTTGCTCATACTATTCTGTGGAGGAGTTGCAAATCTTTCCAATATGGAAGCAGTTCTTCCTGCATACATCTTAGGATTGGCAATGTCACCTTTCTTTGCAAAACAAAAAGATCTTCTATACAGATTGCGAGCAATGGTGTTTGGACTTTTTACACCTTTTTACTTTCTAAAAGCAGGAAGTAAGGTAACATTTGGTGTTGTGAATTATATCTGGATAGTGTTGGCATTTCTGATTGTCAAGATGATTGCAAAATATATAGGTGTAAGACCATTTACATTAATGTTCAAGTATAAAAAGAAAGAAGGAATTTATACAACACTTTTGATGTCAACAGGTCTGACCTTTGGAACAATCTCTGCTCTGTTTGGTCTGAGCAAGGGTATTATAAACCAGGCACAGTATTCAATCTTAGTATCTGCTGTGATTTTAAGTGCAGTTGTGCCAACCCTGATAGCGCAAAAGTTTTTCAATCCGCAAAATGAAGAAAATAAATAA
- a CDS encoding universal stress protein, which produces MYKKIVVAYDGSEHAKKGFEVALELSKMFGSSIHLVSVVHIPDFVETKDELNGMLSDARQYYEKLQQQAIDRAKSEGVEVNTAIVLGHPANGVVSFAESIKADLIIVGQRGRSGVARYIVGNVAENIVRHAHCSVMVIK; this is translated from the coding sequence ATGTATAAAAAGATTGTTGTTGCATATGATGGGTCTGAGCATGCCAAAAAAGGGTTTGAGGTGGCACTTGAGCTTTCAAAGATGTTTGGCTCAAGTATACATTTGGTTTCTGTTGTACACATACCAGATTTTGTTGAGACAAAAGATGAGCTAAATGGAATGCTAAGCGATGCGCGTCAGTATTATGAAAAGCTTCAGCAGCAGGCTATAGATCGTGCAAAAAGTGAAGGAGTAGAAGTAAATACTGCGATTGTTCTAGGGCATCCTGCAAATGGTGTTGTAAGCTTTGCAGAGAGCATCAAGGCAGACCTTATTATTGTAGGGCAGAGGGGAAGAAGTGGTGTTGCAAGGTATATTGTTGGAAATGTTGCTGAAAACATTGTTAGGCATGCACATTGTTCTGTGATGGTTATAAAATGA